The Arvicanthis niloticus isolate mArvNil1 chromosome 9, mArvNil1.pat.X, whole genome shotgun sequence genomic interval ACCACACAGAGTGAATGAGCTCTCAGAAAATGCAGAAGCCAGATTCGAgattggaaagaaataaagataattcTTAGGATGAATTCATTTAATGACTAATTTGCAGATGCACGTTCCTAATATAGAGTTGACAATAAACCTTGACTCATACAAATGCAACCAGATCCTTTATTTGCCTGAACATCAAAGTAAGGCTGGGGTTTCAGGAGGCTTGCTGTCTTGATTTACTTAGAATGTGCAGAACCTTCTTGCTGATACACAGGTACTGATGAATTACTGTTTTTATCTGAATTACAACAGCAGCTTTTCTCACCAGAAGTCGTCTACATTGCTCAGCTTAAAATGTCACCCACTTGGAAAGGTGAGCCCATGTCAGCATAGGACTGCTTTAAAGGAGAGTCACATCAGAAGATAACAGCTCGTTACAGCAAGGCAAGGGGCTTACAAAAGTTATGTGGACTTAATGTGAGATATATTACATTTAGACAACTTTACATAAAAGTTGTATTGTTCATTATTGTATAAGGTAAGCTCTGAAAATACAGgtttatatgtataaaacatgAAGTTGTTTCAAAAATTATAGCTGATTATAAAAATGACcccaacatatatatacataaacagtTATATGTGCAAGATTAAGTAACACTCAGGCGTCatcaagttttcttttcttagcGCCTATGTTCTTAGAGCCAGACGGCTGAAGCCTGTTTTTAGACTTCTGGAAGTTACCTGaacttttttcttcccctttcaaATCCACTTGTTGGAACTGACAGGCTTCAGATGATGCAGCCTGCAACAGAATGACAAAGCAGTCCCCTGGTAAGCTTCAGCCACCCAGTTTTCTCATGAGCTCAGCAGTCTCAGAATACCTCTTCAGAATCATCAGCTCTTTAAGGGGCCTGGTTCCTGTCTACACATTCCTAATCGAATATGGGCAACTGTCTTTAGTAAAAGAGGGTGTTGTAAAGGGTGAGTCCATGCCACCACAGCGGGCACTCTGAAGAGGACATGCAGCTCCTAGAGGCTGCACAGCACTCACTGAACAGGCCTGCTGCCTCTGGAGAGCAGACTTTATTTGTTTTGGCATTTTTACTCATTTATGGTGTACATATATGCCCactgtggatgtcagaagacagcttacaGAAATTGGGTCCTCTCCTCCACTAGAGGGCAGAATTCAGTCTCAGGGATGGAGCTCCAGTTGTCGGGTCACAGAAAGGACTTCTATTACTAAGCCATAGTAATAGACTGCAGCACAGCCTTCTTAACCAGAACAGAGCCCAGCCAGTATTATAAGGGAAGTATCTCAGGGACTAAGACTTTAATCTGCAGTCCTCACATTCCAAGTGGTTACAGCCCCCTATTCTATACTGGGCCAGTCTAAAGCACTGCACTCTTATCTGTCCAAAATCAAAACATAGTAAGAAAACTGACATCATTTGTGTCTAACTAAACCTAGTAAAGAACTACAGAAAAGCCCAGAGGCCTCAGACACACACTGAAAATGAATAGCCAGTTACCCTACTGCTGCTCTGTATGGATCTCTTCACTTGCATGGTGACATCATGGGCTTCGTTGCTGAGAAGGCTCGCTCTGGGTCCCACCTTCAGATACGAGATGGTAGCATAAGCCGTGAAGCTGTAGTCTTCTCTGTGGAAGAAAGAGCCACAGAAAACTTGAAGGAGTCACAGAAAACATTGTTAAAACATTGATATAAAAAACACACTAGACCAGCACAAATACAATCCTTAAAGGAAACAGGGTGGggctttttgttttaacttttttgacTTTGTGATCAAGGTCTAAGACTTAGGCAAACTGTTTCCTATAATGCTTCACATCAGATAACTGTAAAGCTCCAATTACGGtggaagaaacaagaagacacGGCAGACAAATGGGCTGTTACTTGAGATACTGCTGCAGAAGAGCATGTGCGATGATTTTCTCCAGGTCCTCTCGGGGAAGGGCCGGGGCAGCAATGCCAGCCACTCTGAACTTGGCTGCTCCCTTTCCCATCCAAGCATCAATCAGCTTCAGTGGGGTGAGCTTCTCATTCAGTCCTTCGGCCTGCTTCAGAATCTTGATCAGGTCTCGGCAGTGCTGTGTTACATTCTTTTTCTCAAACACTGCAAGGACAGACATGATGGGCAACTGGGATCTAATGGTGAGGGCAGGAAGCCATCTCTGGTTCAACTGGCCCAGCACTGCGGGCCCCTTACACATACTTTTTTTAATGTGCTCGGAATTAAGACCAGAGTGTTCCTCAAGGCTTTATCACCAGAGCAAATTCTGTTCCTAAAACACATGTAGGGATTGTGGTAATGTCAAGAAAATGACCTATCAAAGACCGAAGTGTGCTCCGGTAACAAGTGTCTGCCAGATGTCACTGGGAGGTGAGCACTGCAGGACAAAGTGCTCCTCACTCTCGTATCTCATTCTGCCCATCACACACACTATGACAGCCAGTCTGGGCTCCTAGAGAACATGCTAAATACAAGTCCCCAAACACTAGACTTAGCATCCTGACTTACACGCTGGATCATGTCCGTTTGGTCTCTATAAGAAAGCCTTCTAAACTAGTAAATCAGTATCTGTAGCTAAAAGTGCAGAGACCATCCACTGAAGCATCAGAACCCTGCTCAGTCCAGCTTCTCAAGAACACAGCACCAAGACATGGGCTCCTGTCCTGTGATAAGCCACTGACCAAGAACAAAGACTAGGAAGTACTAGAGATTGCCTTTCCTTATGTAACAGTATTTCTATTTAGAGGAATTCTAACttagttctttaaaaatgtgaTGCCCTCGTGTATCAATATAAAATGTGTCATACATATTTGACCTACCTGTGTTTTCAATGATTTATATTGCTTttgaatttggaaaattcttaTCAGTTTGTCTTTGCAATCTTTTTGGAGGGTCTAACCTTCCCACATGAAGCCTCACTGCATTTAGCCTCTCAAGAgtctaaaacaacaaacaagcttACAAACGTCTTTACAGCAGTTGTCACACATTTTGTTACAGGCGGCTGCATTCCACACTTCATCGAAATGCTGTGCTATTAACACACGGCGACACCTGCAGGCACAAGAGAGAGAAGTTACTAATCTAATCAAGTTTCCAGACTGCTTCAGAGCACATACATATCCTGCTGGCTTTCTGCTGCTGTCACAATAGTCCCACAGATGTAGTGACTAGGACCACACAAGTGTACTACCTCACCACTGTGTAAAAAAAATCTTGGTGTCAAAGTAAAGGTGATGGCAGGCTGGGATGTTTCTGGAAGCCGTAGTCTCTGTGCCCTTAATGCTTTCTAGAGGCTGCCCACACTCCTTGGTTCCTGGCCCCCTCCACCTTCAGAGCTATCAACTATGACCTCAGTCTTCTCTCAACACACTGACCTCTCTACTCCCTCTGCCACTTAAGGACCTGTGACAATAATGAACCCACCCAAGGAGTCTCAAGTGGCTCCTAGTCTACCAGCAATGTGTTGACAACCACTGCTTCTGAAGTTATCTGTCTCACTTTGAGGAGAATGTCTTGATGATGaagtcatttcttttattttaggctAAATCTGAAAACAGTCTTCATAGAAGTCTCCTGGGCCTTTAAAGAAATTTTcaccttctcctttcctttgacTACTGAGGCATCAGTTGGAAAGCAAATACCATTTTATCACCAGCAGGTCACTGCTTACTTCAGCACTTCTGAGCTGTTCTGTGTATGACAGGTAATAAGACATGGGATGGTCAAGGCCCCAGGGCCTACAGGGAGCTGAGTGCTGTAAGCAGAGACTGCCATGTATTTCCTAATGAGAAACTTGACCCCACCCTGGATTATTCAGTGACTCATAACCAGGCTGAATGGACTTGTCTGAACTTCAGTCCAAAATGCCTATCTTCCAAAACGCCTTTCCACAATCACTATAGACAGCTAAACATCAGAGCCAAGGGGAAAAGGCTTCATTCAGAGCCTTCAACAGACTGGCCTTGAGGATCATCTCAAAGACAAAAAGTGTCTTTTCTTAGATGAAGGCAGTCAGGGGTCCAGGGCTGCGCCACTGTAGGCATCTGCCTTTCCAGTGCTCTCCAGCACTACTGCAGTGAGTGTATTCAGCGGGTACTGAACACGTGACACCTTACAGGGAGGCAGAGGACTCACTTGCTGATATTCTGGCAGTATGACACCATCTCATACAGCTTCTGCTGTCCCACATTCTCCATGACCACCATCGAGCTGATTCTGAATATGTCTCCAAAGCCGTAATACAGAATGCAATCTGCTCTGGAGTCATCGCGACCTGTGCTTTGAGGAATCTTGGGATTGcatcatagattttaaaaacCCAGAACATGCAAAAATATGTCAATTGGCTGACAGAGTTTCTCAATACAGCTAGAAGTTTTTATATGTGAAGTTAATCTGCAAGAGCTACCCTGGAGGTTTTAAATGACTATAAAGAGACCCATCAAAAATCAGCTGGTTAATACAGAAAGAAGAATGTCCATGAGTGTTCACTTATTTGGTTGTACATGTGAATCTACTAAGTAAAAATTCCAAAGCCAGACATGAACATCATATCTCACAATAATACATGAGAAACAATTTTTAACATCCCAACAGAATGTGCaagaataatataaatatgtataaatctaatttttaaaaacacttgttcTAAAAATTAGTACCTAAAAACAAGTATTAAAAACTCAGGATTCTTGAGCACATCCTCTGTAAAGCCTGCTGAGATTATTCCTGGATTGGAAACCTACATACCGGCACGCCCACTCTCCTGATAGTAATTCTCCATGGATTTGCTCATTGAATGATGGATGACGAACCTCACGTCTGGCTTATCAATTCCCATGCCAAATGCAACTGTTGCCACTACCACCTAAAATGTGTTAATATTTGGTCTGTTAATTAAgacagttaaatatttttaaaagtaaattaggCTTTCAAAAACTACATATACTTTAcctgaagctcattggctgaCCATTGTGTATGAACCTTGGTCTTATCTTCTGGTTCCATATTGGCATGGTAAGTGCCCGCATGAATTCCCAACTTTTGTAAACTAATGGTAACTTGTTCAGAATCTTTCTGAGAAAAGCAGTATATGATTCCTGTAGTAAAATATGGCCAAGTATTAGATACACATGCAGGCTAAATTCCTGGGAGTTTAATGTGTAACATGCTCAAGACACTGAGTAAGTACAAGGCAGAAAGGGGAAAGGAGTTATAAAATCCCAAGCCCCTAAGCACATACTGACTATTGAGTATAATCCGAGGTTGGATATACAGCTTGCCAGAAATAGAAATGAGCCCTGAGCCACCTGCTGGGGTTCCCaggacctctcttctctctgcaacTTTATCCCCACTACACAGCACTTCTTAATCTGATGTAAATTCTGTAAGATGATGTGAAGACTGAGTCTGAATAATCTGTCTTGGTGTGGCTAAACTTTCCATCTCTAGGAGTAGCCATAGCCCAGGGGTGTAGGTCTGCCCTCCAGGAGGGACACACAGCTGTAGCCTCTTAGATGTACTTAACTCAGGAATTCCTTTTACCAGAACACCATTACTCTCTACTAACACCCTAAAGGACAGTGCTGAAGGGATACTAGGCTTCAATCTCACTGGTGTAATCCttagtcctggaactcagaaactgATGCTCCCAACTTCACCCTCCTTCACCTGGCAAGTATGTAGAGTGCCCTCCTGTAAGGTACTGTGTCTTATATCTCCTCAGAATACTGAGGCTCACTCGGTGGGGTACACAACAGACACTGACTAACTTGTCAACAGTACTTAACATAGTCATCTACTCCACAGGAGGAAAAGCAGGCGACTTTCACTCCAACTGTGACAGGGATGTCACACATAGCCCCCTGGACTAAGTGAATGAATTTGACCTCATGTTCTGGTGTCAGTCATGTATCACTGGAGGGATCATGTCATTTCATAAACTCTGAAAATCTTCCCCAAGTTGATTTGCTTTTAGCATTACCTGATTGTCCTCTGTACCGTCCGTTAATGAGCTTTACAATGTCCTCAGTAAAGTCTTCAGCACTTGAGGGCTTTTGCCGAACCTACAGAAAGCTGTCTCATTAAAAAGTAGACTCAGTGCCATACAAGTTGTACCTGCTAACAACCTCTGAGGTGTGCTTCCTTCCCTCTTGGGTAGTGTCTCTTCCTGTCACTCTTCCTGGCCTCAAAAGACTCACCCATCTGACTCATCCCTGCCTCTCTCTAGCCTCTGTCCTTCATTTTCAGACCCGAATCTTCCAGAGATGAGGAGGTATAGAAACAACAGGTAATCTGTGAAGATGGCGGCTTTTCTATTGTTTGACGCTTTAATAAAAACATGAAGCACAGTATGGATGCAATGAAAATGCAGAGATTAAATCTGCCCTTAAAGCAGTGTGAAAGAATTCAGAAAGCCACTGGGATATTTTACCTTCAAGCATATGTATTGGATAAAATCCACATGGGAAATACTGGAAAACTCATTagtgtgtatttatatttctattactTAGTTACACAGATATCAGTAGGGCTCTTGGTTTCACCCCTCCTTACTCTCAATCCTGTGCAAGAAAGAAGTTAGCAAATATACCCTACTTGTTCATATTGCATATAAAAGACAGTATCATTTAACATGGTATAGTTTTCTATTTAGCATAATGTGGATTATGCTGTACAAGACACAGGTAAACTAAAGCACTAATTTATTAATGTCCTAATAATTACTTCATGACCTTAAAACTGTTTATACTAAGTTATTATGTCATAAACCCAATGAAGAAGTATAACCTTTGTGTACCTCATAATAAAGATTTGGTCGGTTGAAAGATGCTGTAAAGGTCAAACATTTTTCCACACACAGGATTTTCTGTGCATCCTTCAAAACATGGTTGGTTGCTGTTGCAGTGAGCCCAATCAGTGAGGTGTTGGGAAACTGGCGCTTTAAGATGCCGAGGGCCTTATAATCTGAAAAAGAAGACAATGGTCTGTCTGTCCCGCAAAGAAATAATGAGTCAGATCTTTAACAGCACAGATGAATGTCGACAGCCATCTCATTTTCTTGCAGACTTAGCTATAACTGAATTCAGAGGCTTTGATGCACTTTTCTTCAGAAATAATGTTCTTGACAGAGGTCACATTAATTCCCTGTTGAAAGCAGGTGTTGTGCAGCTCATTCCTCTTGACTGAAACATTCCTGGCAGGCCATTCCGGCTCAGAAAACTAACGTGACTGAAAAGGCATCTCTCTGAGGTTACATAAGTAAGCAATCAGTGGGAGAAGGGAGGCTCTCCAGGAGTGGAACTGCCTGTAAGTTCTACCCAGGACTCCAGCATTCATGAGTCACCCATGCACCTGTACGTAATGAAAATCCCATCACTTTACCAAGCTGGACTTGTGTAGAACTGTTCTTATGTCCTTGCCTTCTCTATCTGGGTAAATAGCAGTGATCGCCCCAGAAAAGGTCGTGCAATAAGGGACAataagtgcatgctgtcaagctATGCACTGTGGTATACTTGTTAGACAAGGGGCTCAAAAGACAGTGAGTCATCAGAGCACTTAACTCTATTGCAAAGAGCTAGAAGACGCCATCCATCATCTGTGTGATCACCAGCAATCCTACCACCTGGTACCACTCAAAGAGTATCAGTTCAGAGCAGGAGACAATGTAAGGCCACTGCTTTAGGAAGAACCTGCTTCTGAGACACCATTCTGACCGGTACCTGTCACACACATTCAATCATGGCCAGTCCTTCATTCCCCTTCAGTACTTAAAATGTTTGAAAGcaactgaaaaaagaaatgtggTAGGAAATGCTAGGTGCCAAGAGAGAATCCTGTGACCTGACCACTGAGGAGAATGTGACTGCCTGGGGAGTTATAGATTTCAGAGATGGCATTGGTGTCAGGTCTGCAAGAATACACAGAAGTTCACTAACTGGGTCAAGAAGGAGCAGAGCACATAGTACCAATCGCTGTGGAAATTATCCAGCATGCCATTCAGGAGAGCCAGATCACAGGGTATGGTCTACCATCCAACCTACTGTCCAATCCATTTAAttctatttcccagaattccttccATGTACAGTACCAAGTGCTGCTTGTCTTTGAACATCTTCCTGACAAGTTCTAGCCAACCTAGCTCTCTTCCACTCTTCCTTGAACTCCTCTTCCAACTGCAAGCTTTGACAACCAACACTGGCTCTGTTAGAACCTTAGCAGGCTCCACAAATGTTACGTAGAGGTCATGGCTTCACAGAGGGCTCTCCATGAACTTCCCCACCGCAAGCCCCTTGATACCATGTGTGGCCCTCCCAGCTCTGGTCTGTCTTCCTTCAGTGCTCAGGAAAGTGCTCTAAGGTCACCCACTGGCCCTTTGCTTTCCCCTTCTGAATTCCCTATGTTCAGTTCTTCCTGCAGCTGTGCAGAGTCTGTCTTATAACCAATTTACATAAGTCCTGTCATTTTCACAGTACCTCTGATTTCTGCCTGCATTTTCACTGAAACACTCGTAAGAAAGCAGACTTCCTTGAAGCTATAAACAATAGAGCCAGCTGGTAAGAAGGCAGGGCTCCATCTGATAAGATATGAGAGGTCATCACACAACTGTCAAGTCAAAGACACTGCACAGATGATGCTAGAACAGGCAAACACTGGATGAAGGGAATCCCATTACAAGGCCCAAATCAGATACCTGCAGTGCTGAACTGCAGTGACAATATGGATAAAATCACTGGATGCTCAAATGGGTTCCATTCTCAGAAGCCACATGTAGCTCAGTCcagtccaggggatccaacactcttctgtcctcctcgtgcaccaggcacatacaaggtgaatatacacacacaaaggcaaaacactcacacatacaatagataaatctaacaaaaatattttgaagataatAGTGCTGAAATTTATCCATTTATCAATCAATCAGTCTTTGGGCCATAATATCACTGTCACggaagaaatgtaaagaaagataaagacagaTGAAATAGAACTCTAGAAAACACTGgtatttaaggaaaaaatgaaagagaaaaaaaaattggaaagtaAGAAATTCAATAGTGTTTGTTACATGACAGTCaacaaggaagaagaagaaagtgtcACACGAAGAGGTGACTAGTGTAAACCACACTGAGGTAGAACCTGCAGGAAGGACTGCAGACAGCTAACCGGTTAACTGGCTGACTGATGGAAAGCTCATCTGCGGTGTAAAGCAGTGCAGCCACGTAGACATCAGGGAAGGggcaacccccaccccaaacGGGGTAGTAGAAGGGTGACAGTCCAGGGCAAACGCAGCAGAAACCATGACTACAACCTAAAGCCTGCATGGGGAAAACGTGAGACCTGTGACAGATGAGCAGGCTGACCCAGAAAGTCCTTGAGTGAAAAATTGCACAAGAAAAAGTGTGCAAGGTCAGGGAATGGGAATTCTCAATTTAAAACTGTAGACAGGTGTGGTTGCACGCGCCTTTAATTCCCatacatgggaggcagaggcaagtagatctctgtgagcataaggccagcctggtctacatactgagttcccgGACTACacagagaccttgtttcaaaaaataaacaatagcaacaataatagtaattactaatgtgtatgtgtatgtatgtgcatgtgtgtaggatgtatgtgtgatgtatccATGCAGACGTCAGTGACCACCTTAGGTATTGGTTCCTCATCTACCCTGAGGCAAGATCTCTTCTGCTGTTGCTTCTGTGCTGTATTCACCTGCAGGCTGGCCTGCAAGCTTCCAGGGATTGTCCTTCCTATCTTCACACAAAGTGCTGCGTTGCTAGACTCAGCTTTACATGGGTCCTAGAGACTCAAACACAGGTCCACACCTGTGAATGGATTGCACAGCAATCATTCACCCTAGCCAAAAttgcatttttggtttttgttttttttactataataatTCTGAGTAACTTTCTCTAGAATGCCATTAGGATTAGGTTGGCAGCTGAAATATTACTAAAATGTCTCATCAAATTTCAGCTTCTCTGAGTTGGGTGGGTTTCTGAAAACCCAGAAAGATGAGACTACTTTAAAGTCCTACACATCCCTCAGTTACTAGGAAAAAGTCAAGAAGGGGTCTG includes:
- the Recql gene encoding ATP-dependent DNA helicase Q1 isoform X3; translated protein: MARKDIFLVMPTGGGKSLCYQLPALCSDGFTLVICPLISLMEDQLMVLKQLGISATMLNAASSKEHVKWVHAEMVNKNSQLKLIYVTPEKIAKSKMFMSRLEKAYEAGRLTGVAVDEVHCCSQWGHDFRPDYKALGILKRQFPNTSLIGLTATATNHVLKDAQKILCVEKCLTFTASFNRPNLYYEVRQKPSSAEDFTEDIVKLINGRYRGQSGIIYCFSQKDSEQVTISLQKLGIHAGTYHANMEPEDKTKVHTQWSANELQVVVATVAFGMGIDKPDVRFVIHHSMSKSMENYYQESGRAGRDDSRADCILYYGFGDIFRISSMVVMENVGQQKLYEMVSYCQNISKCRRVLIAQHFDEVWNAAACNKMCDNCCKDVLFEKKNVTQHCRDLIKILKQAEGLNEKLTPLKLIDAWMGKGAAKFRVAGIAAPALPREDLEKIIAHALLQQYLKEDYSFTAYATISYLKVGPRASLLSNEAHDVTMQVKRSIQSSSRAASSEACQFQQVDLKGEEKSSAVLC
- the Recql gene encoding ATP-dependent DNA helicase Q1 isoform X2, giving the protein MASVSAFTEELDSVTSELHAIDIQIQELTERQQELLQRKSALTKKIKQCLEGSAAEASGDCDSSPAAWNKEDFPWSGKVKDVLQNTFKLQKFRPLQLETVNVTMARKDIFLVMPTGGGKSLCYQLPALCSDGFTLVICPLISLMEDQLMVLKQLGISATMLNAASSKEHVKWVHAEMVNKNSQLKLIYVTPEKIAKSKMFMSRLEKAYEAGRLTGVAVDEVHCCSQWGHDFRPDYKALGILKRQFPNTSLIGLTATATNHVLKDAQKILCVEKCLTFTASFNRPNLYYEVRQKPSSAEDFTEDIVKLINGRYRGQSGIIYCFSQKDSEQVTISLQKLGIHAGTYHANMEPEDKTKVHTQWSANELQVVVATVAFGMGIDKPDVRFVIHHSMSKSMENYYQESGRAGRDDSRADCILYYGFGDIFRISSMVVMENVGQQKLYEMVSYCQNISKCRRVLIAQHFDEVWNAAACNKMCDNCCKDVLFEKKNVTQHCRDLIKILKQAEGLNEKLTPLKLIDAWMGKGAAKFRVAGIAAPALPREDLEKIIAHALLQQYLKEDYSFTAYATISYLKVGPRASLLSNEAHDVTMQVKRSIQSSSRAASSEACQFQQVDLKGEEKSSAVLC
- the Recql gene encoding ATP-dependent DNA helicase Q1 isoform X1, translated to MASVSAFTEELDSVTSELHAIDIQIQELTERQQELLQRKSALTKKIKQCLEGSAAEASGDCDSSPAAWNKEDFPWSGKVKDVLQNTFKLQKFRPLQLETVNVTMARKDIFLVMPTGGGKSLCYQLPALCSDGFTLVICPLISLMEDQLMVLKQLGISATMLNAASSKEHVKWVHAEMVNKNSQLKLIYVTPEKIAKSKMFMSRLEKAYEAGRLTGVAVDEVHCCSQWGHDFRPDYKALGILKRQFPNTSLIGLTATATNHVLKDAQKILCVEKCLTFTASFNRPNLYYEVRQKPSSAEDFTEDIVKLINGRYRGQSGIIYCFSQKDSEQVTISLQKLGIHAGTYHANMEPEDKTKVHTQWSANELQVVVATVAFGMGIDKPDVRFVIHHSMSKSMENYYQESGRAGRDDSRADCILYYGFGDIFRISSMVVMENVGQQKLYEMVSYCQNISKCRRVLIAQHFDEVWNAAACNKMCDNCCKDVLFEKKNVTQHCRDLIKILKQAEGLNEKLTPLKLIDAWMGKGAAKFRVAGIAAPALPREDLEKIIAHALLQQYLKEDYSFTAYATISYLKVGPRASLLSNEAHDVTMQVKRSIQSSSRAASSEACQFQQVDLKGEEKSSGNFQKSKNRLQPSGSKNIGAKKRKLDDA